From one Staphylococcus kloosii genomic stretch:
- a CDS encoding alpha-ketoacid dehydrogenase subunit beta produces the protein MAQMTMVQAINNALKTELQNDENVLLFGEDVGVNGGVFRVTEGLQKEFGEDRVFDTPLAESGIGGLALGLTLEGYRPVMEIQFLGFVFEVFDAVAGQIARTRFRSGNSKSAPVTIRAPFGGGVHTPELHADNLEGILAQSPGLTVVIPSNPYDAKGLLVSAIRSNDPVVFLEHMKLYRSFRDEVPEEEYTVEIGKANVKQEGTDLTIIAYGAMVQESLKAAEELEKDGHSVEVIDLRTVQPIDIETLVASVEKTGRAVVVQEAQRQAGVGATVASELAERAILSLEAPIARVAAADTVYPFTQAENVWLPNKNDILEKAKATLEF, from the coding sequence ATGGCACAAATGACAATGGTTCAAGCGATTAACAATGCGCTTAAAACTGAATTACAAAACGACGAGAACGTTTTACTTTTCGGTGAAGACGTTGGTGTTAATGGTGGGGTTTTCCGTGTAACTGAAGGGTTACAAAAAGAATTCGGCGAAGACCGTGTTTTCGATACACCATTAGCAGAATCAGGTATCGGTGGTTTAGCTTTAGGTTTAACTTTAGAAGGCTACCGTCCTGTAATGGAAATCCAATTCTTAGGTTTCGTATTTGAAGTCTTTGATGCTGTAGCGGGCCAAATTGCTCGTACTCGTTTCCGTTCTGGTAACTCAAAAAGTGCACCAGTAACTATCCGCGCGCCATTCGGTGGTGGTGTACATACACCTGAATTACACGCAGATAACTTAGAAGGTATTTTAGCTCAATCTCCTGGATTAACAGTTGTAATTCCTTCAAACCCATACGATGCTAAAGGATTATTAGTTTCAGCTATTAGAAGCAATGACCCAGTCGTATTCTTAGAACATATGAAATTATATCGTTCATTCCGTGATGAAGTACCTGAAGAAGAATATACTGTTGAAATTGGTAAAGCCAATGTAAAACAAGAAGGTACAGATTTAACAATTATTGCATACGGTGCAATGGTTCAAGAATCACTTAAAGCTGCGGAAGAATTAGAAAAAGATGGACATTCAGTTGAAGTCATCGACTTACGTACTGTTCAACCAATCGATATCGAAACACTTGTTGCATCAGTTGAAAAAACTGGCCGTGCAGTAGTAGTACAAGAAGCTCAACGCCAAGCTGGTGTTGGTGCAACAGTTGCTTCAGAATTAGCAGAACGTGCTATCTTATCATTAGAAGCACCAATCGCTCGTGTTGCTGCAGCAGATACTGTATATCCATTTACACAAGCTGAAAATGTTTGGTTACCTAACAAAAATGATATCTTAGAAAAAGCTAAAGCAACATTAGAATTCTAA
- the pdhA gene encoding pyruvate dehydrogenase (acetyl-transferring) E1 component subunit alpha — protein sequence MAPKLQAQFDAEKVLNDTQSQFEMIQILDEDGNVVNNDLVPDLSDEQFVELMERMVWTRILDQRSISLNRQGRLGFYAPTAGQEASQLASQYALEKEDFILPGYRDVPQLIWHGLPLTEAFLFSRGHFKGNRFPEGVNALSPQIIIGAQYVQTAGVALGIKKRGKKAVAITYTGDGGSSQGDFYEGINFASAYKAPAIFVIQNNNYAISTPRSKQTAATSLAQKGIAVGIPGLQVDGMDALAVYQATKEARDRAVNGEGPTLIETMTYRYGPHTMAGDDPTKYRTSDEDSEWEKKDPLVRFRKFLENKGLWSEDKENEVIERAKSEIKAAIKEADNTPKQTVTDLMENMYENMPQNLAEQYEIYKEKESK from the coding sequence ATGGCTCCGAAATTACAAGCCCAATTCGATGCAGAGAAAGTATTAAACGATACTCAATCTCAATTTGAAATGATTCAAATTTTGGATGAAGACGGTAATGTTGTTAATAACGATTTAGTACCAGATTTATCAGATGAACAATTCGTTGAATTAATGGAGAGAATGGTTTGGACACGTATCCTTGACCAACGTTCTATTTCATTAAACAGACAAGGACGTTTAGGTTTCTACGCTCCTACAGCTGGACAAGAAGCTTCTCAATTAGCTTCACAATACGCATTAGAGAAAGAAGACTTTATTTTACCTGGTTACCGTGACGTACCACAATTAATTTGGCACGGTTTACCTTTAACTGAAGCATTCTTATTCTCAAGAGGACACTTCAAAGGAAATCGTTTCCCAGAAGGCGTAAATGCATTAAGCCCACAAATTATCATTGGTGCACAGTATGTTCAAACTGCTGGTGTAGCATTAGGTATTAAAAAACGTGGTAAAAAAGCTGTTGCAATTACTTATACTGGTGACGGTGGTTCTTCACAAGGTGACTTCTACGAAGGTATTAACTTTGCTTCTGCTTATAAAGCACCTGCAATTTTTGTTATTCAAAACAATAACTATGCAATTTCTACACCACGTAGTAAGCAAACAGCTGCAACTTCACTTGCTCAAAAAGGGATTGCTGTAGGTATTCCAGGACTTCAAGTCGATGGTATGGATGCATTAGCAGTATATCAAGCTACTAAAGAAGCTCGTGACCGTGCAGTAAATGGTGAAGGCCCTACGCTAATCGAAACTATGACTTATCGTTATGGTCCACATACAATGGCCGGAGATGACCCAACTAAATATCGTACTTCTGATGAAGATTCTGAATGGGAGAAAAAGGATCCATTAGTCCGTTTTAGAAAATTCTTAGAAAATAAAGGTTTATGGTCTGAAGATAAAGAAAACGAAGTTATCGAACGCGCTAAATCAGAAATTAAAGCAGCGATTAAAGAAGCAGACAACACACCTAAACAAACTGTTACAGATTTAATGGAAAACATGTACGAAAACATGCCTCAAAACTTAGCAGAGCAATATGAAATTTATAAAGAGAAGGAGTCGAAGTAA
- a CDS encoding YkyA family protein has product MKLKQGIGVALASTVLLTGCTTDKGEMKAYNKQIQKAFDNEKSINTSSKKLNDLEQKKNKLVQSLKGKDEDKEKEIAKKVIDNTKERQQTFKEEENAMDKSHQEYKKAAKHIDKIGNSKKQREVKQLDTALKEKYKAHDKYADAYKNVMNKEKDMFEYASKGQPSQGQIDKKSHAISGAYKDMNKQFKNYSNAMKKVKEEKQDVDNLM; this is encoded by the coding sequence ATGAAATTAAAACAAGGAATCGGTGTCGCATTAGCTTCGACAGTTCTATTAACTGGTTGTACTACCGATAAAGGCGAAATGAAAGCATATAATAAACAAATTCAAAAAGCTTTTGATAACGAAAAATCTATTAATACATCTAGTAAAAAACTAAATGATCTTGAACAGAAGAAAAATAAATTAGTTCAAAGTTTAAAAGGTAAAGATGAAGATAAAGAAAAAGAGATTGCTAAAAAAGTAATAGATAATACAAAAGAAAGACAGCAAACTTTTAAAGAAGAAGAAAATGCTATGGACAAATCTCATCAAGAGTATAAAAAAGCTGCTAAACATATTGATAAAATTGGTAATAGTAAAAAGCAACGTGAAGTTAAACAATTAGATACTGCATTAAAAGAAAAATATAAAGCACATGATAAATACGCAGATGCATATAAAAACGTAATGAATAAAGAAAAAGATATGTTTGAATATGCTTCAAAAGGACAACCTTCTCAAGGACAAATTGATAAAAAATCACATGCTATTTCAGGTGCATATAAAGATATGAATAAACAATTTAAAAATTATTCTAATGCAATGAAAAAAGTTAAAGAAGAAAAACAAGATGTCGATAATTTAATGTAA
- the def gene encoding peptide deformylase encodes MLTMKDIIRDGHPTLREKAKDVELPLSDEDRSTLKSMREFLINSQDEETANKYGLRSGVGLAAPQINVSKKMIAVYLPDDGNGNSYDLTLVNPKIMSHSVQEAYLPTGEGCLSVDENIPGLVHRKFRITVKATDMDGKEVKLRLKGYPAIVVQHEIDHVNGVMFYDHIDQNNPLQPHEDAVEV; translated from the coding sequence ATGTTAACAATGAAAGACATAATTAGAGACGGTCATCCAACTTTGCGTGAAAAAGCTAAAGATGTTGAATTACCATTGTCGGATGAAGATCGCTCAACATTAAAATCAATGCGTGAATTTTTAATTAATAGTCAAGATGAAGAAACAGCTAACAAATATGGGCTACGCTCAGGTGTCGGATTAGCCGCACCTCAAATCAATGTTTCTAAAAAAATGATTGCTGTTTATCTTCCTGATGATGGTAATGGCAATTCATATGACTTAACTTTAGTTAATCCTAAAATCATGAGTCATAGTGTTCAAGAAGCTTATTTACCAACAGGCGAAGGTTGTCTTAGCGTCGACGAAAACATACCTGGCTTAGTTCATCGTAAATTTAGAATTACGGTAAAAGCAACAGATATGGATGGTAAAGAAGTGAAATTAAGACTTAAAGGTTATCCTGCAATCGTAGTCCAACATGAAATCGACCATGTTAACGGTGTTATGTTTTATGATCATATCGATCAAAATAACCCACTACAACCACATGAAGATGCTGTTGAAGTTTAA